One stretch of Arthrobacter polaris DNA includes these proteins:
- a CDS encoding MarR family winged helix-turn-helix transcriptional regulator produces the protein MKSQQAHAELFAAMREFTLESDRYVDKVASLHGLHRTDLNALGFLIRPDREANAMTPGKLGEALNLSSPATTALVDRLERSGHVNRQRDKNDRRQIQLAMTEHARGVGRALFTPLAAQLTGTLAKYTPEELALVEKFLLDATAATAEALENLQAPPANKPVNE, from the coding sequence ATGAAGTCTCAACAGGCCCACGCGGAACTTTTCGCCGCGATGCGCGAGTTCACCTTGGAGTCAGATCGTTATGTTGACAAGGTGGCCTCCCTCCACGGACTACACCGCACTGACTTGAATGCTCTGGGCTTCTTGATTCGTCCCGATCGTGAAGCAAACGCTATGACACCTGGGAAACTAGGTGAGGCACTGAATCTTAGTTCCCCGGCAACCACAGCGTTGGTGGATCGTCTGGAAAGATCCGGACACGTCAACCGTCAGCGTGATAAGAATGACCGCCGGCAGATTCAGCTCGCCATGACTGAGCACGCCCGAGGTGTTGGCCGAGCCCTGTTCACGCCCTTGGCGGCCCAGCTCACCGGAACTTTAGCGAAATACACGCCAGAAGAACTGGCGCTCGTGGAAAAATTCCTCCTTGATGCAACGGCGGCAACCGCAGAGGCCTTGGAAAATCTCCAAGCTCCGCCAGCGAATAAGCCTGTAAACGAATAG